In a single window of the Streptomyces sp. CGMCC 4.7035 genome:
- a CDS encoding glycoside hydrolase family 13 protein — MSQHSADPAPNSAVATVAKRRDWWRDAVIYQVYPRSFADSNGDGMGDLEGVRSRLPYLRDLGVDAVWLSPFYASPQADAGYDVADYRAVDPMFGNLLDADALIRDAHELGLRVIVDLVPNHSSDQHEWFKRALAEGPGSPLRERYHFRPGKGANGELPPNDWESIFGGPAWTRVTEPDGTAGEWYLHLFAPEQPDFNWDHPAVGDEFRSILRFWLDMGVDGFRIDVAHGLVKAEGLPDLGSHDQLKLLGNDVMPFFDQDGVHEIYRQWRHVLDEYAGERIFVAEAWTPTVERTANYVRPDELHQAFNFQYLSTEWDAEELRKVIDRTLEAMRPVGAPATWVLSNHDVTRHATRFANPPGLGTQIRTAGDRELGLRRARAATLLMLALPGSAYIYQGEELGLPDVVDLPDEVRQDPAYFRGAGQDGFRDGCRVPIPWTRTGSSYGFGSGGSWLPQPQTWGELSVEAQQGVPGSTLELYRTALAVRRAQSDLGAGESVEWLKAPEGVLAFRRGDFVCVANTSGESVTTPAYGRVLLASGEVAETDGEAKVPADTTVWWTRA, encoded by the coding sequence ATGAGCCAGCACTCCGCCGACCCGGCACCGAATTCCGCCGTCGCCACCGTCGCCAAGCGCCGCGACTGGTGGCGGGACGCGGTCATCTACCAGGTCTACCCGCGCAGCTTCGCCGACAGCAACGGCGACGGGATGGGCGATCTGGAGGGCGTGCGCTCCAGACTCCCGTACCTGCGCGACCTGGGCGTGGACGCCGTGTGGCTCAGCCCCTTTTACGCCTCGCCGCAGGCCGACGCCGGCTACGACGTCGCCGACTACCGCGCCGTCGACCCCATGTTCGGCAACCTCCTGGACGCCGACGCGCTCATCCGCGACGCCCACGAGCTGGGCCTGCGTGTCATCGTGGACCTGGTCCCGAACCACTCCTCCGACCAGCACGAGTGGTTCAAGCGCGCACTCGCCGAGGGACCCGGATCGCCGCTGCGGGAGCGCTACCACTTCCGCCCCGGCAAGGGTGCGAACGGCGAACTCCCGCCCAACGACTGGGAGTCCATCTTCGGCGGCCCGGCGTGGACGAGGGTCACCGAGCCGGACGGTACCGCCGGCGAGTGGTACCTCCACCTCTTCGCTCCCGAGCAGCCCGACTTCAACTGGGACCACCCGGCCGTCGGCGACGAGTTCCGCTCCATCCTGCGCTTCTGGCTGGACATGGGCGTGGACGGCTTCCGTATCGACGTGGCGCATGGCCTGGTGAAGGCCGAGGGCCTCCCGGACCTCGGCTCCCACGACCAGCTCAAGCTGCTGGGCAACGATGTCATGCCGTTCTTCGACCAGGACGGCGTGCACGAGATCTACCGCCAGTGGCGCCACGTCCTCGACGAGTATGCGGGCGAACGCATTTTCGTCGCCGAGGCCTGGACCCCGACCGTCGAGCGGACGGCGAACTACGTCCGCCCGGACGAGCTGCACCAGGCCTTCAACTTCCAGTACCTGAGCACGGAGTGGGACGCGGAGGAACTCCGCAAGGTCATCGACCGCACCCTGGAGGCCATGCGCCCGGTCGGCGCCCCCGCCACCTGGGTCCTGTCCAACCACGACGTCACCCGCCACGCCACCCGCTTCGCCAACCCGCCCGGCCTCGGCACCCAGATCCGCACGGCCGGCGACCGCGAACTCGGCCTGCGCCGCGCCCGTGCCGCCACGCTGCTGATGCTGGCGCTGCCCGGATCGGCGTACATCTACCAGGGCGAGGAGCTCGGGCTCCCCGACGTCGTCGACCTGCCCGACGAGGTGCGCCAGGACCCCGCCTACTTCCGCGGCGCCGGCCAGGACGGCTTCCGCGACGGCTGCCGGGTGCCCATCCCATGGACGCGCACCGGGTCGTCGTACGGCTTCGGCAGCGGCGGCAGCTGGCTGCCCCAGCCGCAGACCTGGGGCGAACTGAGCGTCGAGGCCCAGCAGGGCGTGCCCGGCTCCACCCTGGAGCTGTACCGCACCGCGCTCGCCGTCCGCCGCGCCCAGTCCGACCTGGGCGCGGGTGAATCGGTCGAGTGGCTGAAGGCACCCGAGGGCGTCCTCGCCTTCCGCCGGGGGGACTTCGTGTGCGTGGCGAACACCTCGGGGGAGTCGGTGACGACTCCGGCGTACGGCCGCGTGCTGCTCGCGAGCGGTGAGGTGGCCGAAACGGACGGCGAGGCGAAGGTGCCCGCGGACACGACGGTGTGGTGGACCAGGGCCTGA
- the pulA gene encoding pullulanase-type alpha-1,6-glucosidase — protein sequence MIPRWSAPRTRRTPYRGRVAAVTVAALAAALVQPSAALPQALGYARAGGTPMAAPPAPPSDARLAAEPARHDDTREQFYFVMPDRFANGDTSNDKGGLTGSRLSTGYDPTDKGFYQGGDLKGLTGKLDYIKGLGTTAIWMAPIFKNRPVQGTGVNASAGYHGYWITDFTQVDPHFGTNKDLQTLITKAHAKGMKVFFDVITNHTADVVDYEEKSYDYLSKGAFPYLTKDGQPFDDADYADGGTGFPAVDADSFPRTPVVSPGNRNAKVPSWLNDPTMYHNRGDSTFAGESSTYGDFSGLDDLWTERPEVVSGMEKIYERWVRDFGVDGFRIDTVKHVNMEFWTRWATALDKYAAAHGRKNFFMFGEVYSADTSITSPYVTQGRLDATLDFPFQEAARQYASQGGSARKLASVFGDDYKYTTDKANAYEQVTFLGNHDMGRIGYFLDQDNPKATDAQLLAKDKLANELMFLSRGNPVVYYGDEQGFTGSGGDKDARQTMFASKVADYLDDDEIGTDRTHASDAYETSAPLYKEIAALSKLRKANPALTDGVQTERYAADGSGIYAFSRTDAKTGAEYVVAFNNADEAKTATFATGSADMAFRGIHGTDASVTSDADKKITVTVPAGSAIVLKAAGKLGAPATKPAITLKAPEAGATGTVEVTADVEGGQLNRVVFAAQVGNGRWQTLGSADHAPYKVTQTIAKDVPAGTALRYKAVVIDSAGHTASATADSTTGTPPAAEVPTASSRDYVIVHYKRTDGDYADWGLYAWGDIADGEATNWPNSHPFAGRDAYGAFAYVKLKSGASNVGFLVIDKDGNKDVSADRTIDVTKTGEVWVEQGKADVLTQKPDYPAQDRAKAVIHYHRADGDYDGWGLHVWTGAANPTDWSNPLKPVKTDAYGAVFEVPLTDGATSLSYIIHKGDDKDLPADQSLDLKTNGYEVWLLNGQEKYLLPQPAGSAAALDLTTSKAIWIDRNTVAWNGVDGAASTQLLSSRDGSIAVKDGALTSDDERWIRLTRTTLTDTQKAGFPHLKDYAAWSVDPRDRDRVRTALSGQIVASQRAANGAVLAATGVQIAGVLDDVYDATKAALGPVFHDGRPTLSVWAPTAQSVSLDLDGTAVRMHRDATTGVWSVTGPKSWKNKPYRYVVKVWAPSVRKVVTNKVTDPYSVALTANSERSLVVDLNDRSLAPGGWSSYKKPKAVPLKDAQIQELHIRDFSVADRTVPAEDRGTYLAFTDKDGDGSRHLRELAEAGTSYVHLLPAFDIATIPEKKADQATPDCDLASYAADSDKQQECVAAAAAKDAYNWGYDPYHYTVPEGSYATDPDGTARTVQFRKMVKALNEDGLRVVMDVVYNHTAASGEADTSVLDKIVPGYYQRLLADGSVANSTCCAGTAPENAMMGKLVVDSIVTWAKEYKVDGFRFDLMGHHPKANILAVRGALDALTLAKDGVDGKKIILYGEGWNFGEVANDARFVQATQQNMAGTGVATFSDRARDAVRGGGPFDSDPGIQGFASGLYTDPNSSAGNGTAQEQKARLLHYQDLIKVGLTGNLAKYRFTDTDGKEVTGAEVDYNGAPAGYADAPGDALAYTDAHDNESLFDALAYKLPKDTSAGDRARMQVLAMATATLSQGPSLSQAGSDLLRSKSLDRNSYDSGDWFNAIHWDCRDGNGFGRGLPMAADNGSKWSYAKPLLTSVRVGCDQIDGASAAYRDLLRIRTSEPAFSLGTADQVQSKLSFPLSGKDETPGVITMELGDLVVVLNATPKQQEQTVAALAGKGYALHPVQAAGADPIVKTASYAAESGTFAVPGRTVAVFSRVTR from the coding sequence GTGATACCGAGATGGTCGGCGCCCAGGACGCGCCGTACCCCGTACCGCGGAAGGGTCGCGGCCGTCACCGTCGCCGCCCTCGCCGCCGCCCTCGTGCAGCCTTCCGCCGCCCTCCCCCAAGCTCTCGGCTACGCTCGAGCAGGGGGGACCCCCATGGCCGCCCCGCCCGCACCGCCCTCGGACGCGAGGCTCGCCGCCGAGCCCGCCCGGCACGACGACACCCGCGAGCAGTTCTACTTCGTCATGCCGGACCGTTTCGCCAACGGGGACACCTCCAACGACAAGGGCGGGCTGACCGGCTCACGCCTCAGCACCGGCTACGACCCCACCGACAAGGGCTTCTACCAGGGCGGCGACCTCAAGGGCCTGACCGGGAAGCTCGACTACATCAAGGGCCTCGGCACCACCGCCATCTGGATGGCCCCGATCTTCAAGAACCGGCCCGTGCAGGGGACGGGCGTCAACGCCTCCGCCGGGTATCACGGTTACTGGATCACCGACTTCACCCAGGTCGACCCGCACTTCGGCACCAACAAGGACCTCCAGACCCTCATCACCAAGGCCCACGCCAAGGGCATGAAGGTCTTCTTCGACGTCATCACCAACCACACCGCCGACGTCGTCGACTATGAGGAGAAGTCGTACGACTACCTCTCGAAGGGGGCCTTCCCCTACCTGACCAAGGACGGGCAGCCCTTCGACGACGCCGACTACGCGGACGGCGGCACGGGCTTCCCGGCCGTGGACGCCGATTCCTTCCCGCGCACCCCGGTCGTCTCTCCGGGAAACAGGAACGCCAAGGTCCCGTCCTGGCTCAACGACCCGACGATGTACCACAACCGCGGTGACTCCACCTTCGCGGGCGAGAGCTCCACGTACGGCGACTTCTCCGGCCTCGACGACCTGTGGACCGAGCGTCCCGAGGTCGTCAGCGGCATGGAGAAGATCTACGAGCGCTGGGTGCGGGACTTCGGCGTCGACGGCTTCCGGATCGACACCGTGAAGCACGTGAACATGGAGTTCTGGACGCGGTGGGCGACCGCGCTCGACAAGTACGCCGCCGCGCACGGCCGCAAGAACTTCTTCATGTTCGGCGAGGTCTACTCCGCCGACACCTCGATCACGTCCCCGTACGTCACCCAGGGCCGCCTCGACGCGACTCTCGACTTCCCCTTCCAGGAGGCGGCCCGCCAGTACGCATCCCAGGGCGGCAGCGCGCGGAAGCTGGCGAGCGTCTTCGGCGACGACTACAAGTACACGACCGACAAGGCCAACGCCTATGAGCAGGTCACCTTCCTCGGCAACCACGACATGGGGCGGATCGGGTACTTCCTCGACCAGGACAACCCGAAGGCCACCGACGCCCAGTTGCTCGCGAAGGACAAGCTCGCCAACGAGCTGATGTTCCTCAGCCGTGGCAACCCGGTCGTCTACTACGGCGACGAGCAGGGCTTCACCGGCTCCGGCGGCGACAAGGACGCCCGCCAGACGATGTTCGCCTCCAAGGTCGCCGACTACCTCGACGACGACGAGATCGGCACCGACCGTACGCACGCGAGCGACGCGTACGAGACGAGTGCACCGCTCTACAAGGAGATCGCCGCTCTCTCCAAGCTCCGGAAGGCCAACCCGGCGCTGACGGACGGAGTGCAGACCGAGCGGTACGCGGCCGACGGCTCGGGCATCTACGCCTTCTCCCGGACGGACGCCAAGACGGGCGCCGAATACGTCGTCGCCTTCAACAACGCCGACGAGGCGAAGACGGCCACCTTCGCGACCGGCTCGGCGGACATGGCGTTCCGCGGCATCCACGGGACGGACGCCTCCGTCACGAGCGACGCCGACAAGAAGATCACCGTCACCGTCCCGGCCGGATCGGCCATCGTCCTCAAGGCCGCAGGCAAGCTCGGCGCGCCCGCCACCAAGCCGGCCATCACCCTCAAGGCCCCGGAGGCCGGCGCCACCGGGACCGTCGAGGTGACCGCCGACGTCGAGGGCGGGCAGCTCAACCGTGTCGTCTTCGCCGCCCAGGTCGGCAACGGCAGGTGGCAGACCCTCGGCTCCGCCGACCACGCCCCCTACAAGGTCACACAGACCATCGCCAAGGACGTACCGGCCGGCACCGCCCTGCGCTACAAGGCGGTCGTCATCGACTCGGCCGGACACACCGCGAGCGCCACCGCCGACAGCACCACCGGCACCCCGCCCGCCGCCGAGGTCCCCACCGCCTCCTCCCGTGACTACGTGATCGTCCACTACAAGCGCACCGACGGCGACTACGCCGACTGGGGCCTGTACGCCTGGGGCGACATCGCCGACGGCGAGGCCACGAACTGGCCGAACAGCCACCCGTTCGCCGGCCGGGACGCCTACGGCGCCTTCGCCTACGTCAAGCTCAAGTCCGGCGCCTCGAACGTCGGCTTCCTGGTCATCGACAAGGACGGCAACAAGGACGTCTCCGCCGACCGCACCATCGACGTCACCAAGACGGGTGAGGTCTGGGTCGAGCAGGGCAAGGCCGACGTCCTGACCCAGAAGCCGGACTACCCCGCCCAGGACAGGGCCAAGGCCGTCATCCACTACCACCGCGCCGACGGCGACTACGACGGCTGGGGCCTGCACGTCTGGACGGGCGCCGCGAACCCCACCGACTGGTCGAACCCCCTGAAGCCGGTGAAGACCGACGCCTACGGCGCGGTCTTCGAGGTACCGCTCACCGACGGGGCCACCAGCCTCAGCTACATCATCCACAAGGGCGACGACAAGGACCTCCCCGCCGACCAGTCCCTGGACCTCAAGACCAACGGCTACGAGGTGTGGCTGTTGAACGGACAGGAGAAGTACCTGCTGCCGCAGCCCGCGGGCAGCGCGGCCGCCCTCGACCTGACCACCTCCAAGGCGATCTGGATCGACCGGAACACCGTCGCCTGGAACGGCGTCGACGGCGCCGCCTCCACCCAGCTGCTCTCCTCCCGCGACGGCTCGATCGCCGTCAAGGACGGCGCGCTGACCAGCGATGACGAGCGCTGGATCCGCCTGACCAGGACCACCCTGACCGACACCCAGAAGGCCGGGTTCCCGCACCTCAAGGACTACGCCGCCTGGTCCGTCGACCCGCGCGACCGGGACCGGGTGCGCACGGCGCTGAGCGGCCAGATCGTGGCCTCCCAGCGCGCGGCGAACGGCGCGGTGCTGGCCGCGACCGGCGTCCAGATCGCCGGCGTACTGGACGACGTGTACGACGCGACGAAGGCCGCCCTCGGGCCGGTCTTCCACGACGGAAGGCCGACCCTCTCCGTCTGGGCGCCGACGGCACAGTCGGTGAGCCTCGACCTCGATGGCACCGCCGTCAGGATGCACCGCGACGCCACCACCGGTGTCTGGTCCGTCACTGGCCCGAAGTCCTGGAAGAACAAGCCCTACCGGTACGTCGTGAAGGTGTGGGCGCCCTCCGTCCGGAAGGTCGTCACCAACAAGGTCACCGACCCCTACTCGGTCGCCCTCACCGCTAACTCCGAGCGCAGCCTCGTCGTCGACCTGAACGACAGGTCCCTGGCCCCGGGCGGCTGGTCCTCGTACAAGAAGCCCAAGGCCGTGCCGCTGAAGGACGCCCAGATCCAGGAGCTGCACATCCGGGACTTCTCCGTCGCGGACAGGACCGTCCCGGCCGAGGACCGGGGCACCTACCTCGCCTTCACCGACAAGGACGGCGACGGTTCCCGGCACCTGCGGGAGCTGGCCGAGGCCGGGACCTCCTACGTGCACCTGCTGCCCGCGTTCGACATCGCGACCATTCCCGAGAAGAAGGCGGACCAGGCGACCCCCGACTGCGACCTCGCCTCCTACGCCGCCGACTCCGACAAGCAGCAGGAGTGCGTCGCCGCGGCCGCGGCGAAGGACGCCTACAACTGGGGCTACGACCCGTACCACTACACGGTCCCGGAGGGCTCCTACGCCACCGACCCGGACGGGACCGCCCGCACGGTCCAGTTCCGCAAGATGGTCAAGGCGCTGAACGAGGACGGCCTCAGGGTCGTCATGGACGTCGTCTACAACCACACCGCGGCGAGCGGCGAGGCGGACACGAGCGTCCTCGACAAGATCGTGCCGGGCTACTACCAGCGGCTCCTCGCGGACGGCAGCGTGGCCAACAGCACCTGCTGTGCGGGCACGGCGCCCGAGAACGCCATGATGGGCAAGCTGGTGGTCGACTCGATCGTCACCTGGGCCAAGGAGTACAAGGTCGACGGCTTCCGCTTCGACCTCATGGGCCACCACCCGAAGGCCAACATCCTCGCCGTGCGGGGGGCCCTCGACGCGCTCACCCTCGCGAAGGACGGCGTCGACGGCAAGAAGATCATCCTCTACGGCGAGGGCTGGAACTTCGGCGAGGTCGCCAACGACGCCCGTTTCGTGCAGGCCACCCAGCAGAACATGGCCGGCACCGGTGTCGCGACCTTCTCCGACCGGGCCCGCGACGCGGTGCGCGGCGGCGGCCCCTTCGACTCCGACCCCGGCATCCAGGGCTTCGCGTCCGGGCTGTACACCGACCCCAACTCCTCGGCGGGCAACGGCACCGCACAGGAGCAGAAGGCCCGCCTCCTGCACTACCAGGACCTCATCAAGGTCGGCCTGACCGGCAACCTCGCGAAGTACCGCTTCACCGACACCGACGGCAAGGAGGTCACCGGCGCCGAGGTCGACTACAACGGCGCGCCCGCCGGTTACGCGGACGCGCCCGGCGACGCCCTCGCGTACACCGACGCGCACGACAACGAGTCGCTGTTCGACGCCCTCGCCTACAAGCTGCCCAAGGACACGTCGGCGGGCGACCGGGCCCGTATGCAGGTCCTCGCCATGGCCACGGCCACCCTGTCGCAGGGCCCGTCCCTCTCCCAGGCCGGCTCCGACCTGCTGCGCTCCAAGTCCCTGGACCGCAACTCGTACGACAGCGGCGACTGGTTCAATGCCATCCACTGGGACTGCCGGGACGGCAACGGCTTCGGGCGCGGGCTGCCGATGGCGGCCGACAATGGGTCCAAGTGGTCCTACGCCAAACCCCTGTTGACGTCCGTAAGGGTGGGGTGCGACCAGATCGACGGTGCCTCGGCCGCGTACCGGGATCTGCTGAGGATCCGCACGAGCGAGCCCGCCTTCTCGCTCGGCACGGCCGACCAGGTGCAGTCGAAGCTCTCGTTCCCGCTCTCCGGGAAGGACGAGACGCCCGGCGTGATCACCATGGAGCTGGGTGACCTGGTCGTCGTCCTCAACGCGACACCGAAGCAGCAGGAGCAGACGGTCGCCGCCCTCGCCGGGAAGGGCTACGCGCTGCACCCGGTGCAGGCGGCGGGCGCGGACCCTATCGTCAAGACGGCGTCGTACGCGGCGGAATCCGGCACGTTCGCCGTTCCGGGTCGCACCGTGGCGGTCTTCTCACGGGTCACGCGGTAG
- a CDS encoding fused response regulator/phosphatase: MDGNGKQTGSTVLVVDDAPASRHALGAVLRRAGHRVVPVASGGEALDELGVRLRKGNLPDVALVDVGLPDMSGFELCRRLKSSPTTAGLPVVHFSAVSGGSGFRCRGLDSGGEAYLSVPAEPEEIQAVVRAAVRGARMRNGAEALARRLTLLSETIVSVQAARCMTELVRAAAEGTARLTGSPAVVFVLGEDGELYRGLSRSRARAALPDAGAHETVARLIRGLVAGHTGTRGTVVPFPLWPAGFLRPGRPDDARVVVGRTQEGKPAVCLAVPTSGPAAEGDALVTRLAQATALAAEALLMYQVERHVARTLQHSFLPQEAPSMPGVEMVVRYVPASRQTEIGGDFYAALTTSGGVLTAVGDVAGHSLDAATVMVEIRHALRAYCVENPDPESLARRLDRLLQHLHPDATATVCLVLVEPDSGRIRIANAGHIPPLIMHGDGSAEYAVAAGPLLGLGLDRPPPTEAVLRPADRLLMVTDGLIESRGTDLAVSMEQLRTAAANAPSGLAALCDTLLGCFGRDRQDDIALLALRLG, encoded by the coding sequence ATGGACGGCAACGGCAAGCAGACGGGGTCCACCGTGCTGGTGGTCGACGACGCGCCGGCGAGCCGCCACGCGCTGGGTGCGGTGCTCCGCCGGGCCGGGCACAGAGTGGTCCCGGTCGCCAGCGGCGGTGAGGCGCTGGACGAACTCGGCGTACGGCTGCGCAAGGGCAACCTGCCCGATGTCGCCCTCGTCGACGTGGGCCTGCCGGACATGAGCGGCTTCGAACTGTGCCGCAGGCTCAAGTCCTCACCGACCACCGCCGGGCTGCCGGTCGTGCACTTCTCCGCCGTCTCGGGCGGGTCAGGATTCCGCTGCCGGGGGCTGGACTCCGGCGGCGAGGCCTATCTGTCGGTGCCGGCCGAACCCGAGGAGATCCAGGCCGTCGTACGGGCCGCCGTGCGCGGTGCCCGGATGCGCAACGGGGCGGAGGCGCTGGCGCGGCGGCTGACGCTGCTGTCCGAGACGATCGTCTCCGTGCAGGCGGCGCGGTGCATGACGGAACTGGTCCGCGCGGCGGCCGAGGGCACCGCCCGGCTCACCGGCTCACCCGCGGTCGTCTTCGTACTGGGCGAGGACGGCGAGCTGTACCGCGGTCTGTCCCGCTCCCGGGCGCGCGCCGCGCTGCCGGACGCCGGGGCCCACGAGACCGTGGCCCGGCTGATCCGCGGCCTGGTCGCCGGGCACACCGGGACGCGCGGCACGGTGGTGCCGTTCCCGCTGTGGCCCGCCGGATTCCTGCGGCCCGGCCGGCCCGACGACGCGCGCGTGGTGGTGGGGCGCACCCAGGAGGGCAAACCGGCCGTGTGTCTCGCCGTCCCCACGAGCGGCCCGGCCGCCGAGGGGGACGCGCTGGTCACCCGGCTGGCCCAGGCCACCGCGCTGGCCGCGGAGGCCCTGTTGATGTACCAGGTGGAACGCCATGTCGCGCGCACCCTGCAGCACAGCTTCCTGCCCCAGGAGGCGCCCTCGATGCCGGGCGTCGAGATGGTCGTCCGCTATGTGCCCGCCTCCCGGCAGACCGAGATCGGCGGTGACTTCTACGCGGCGCTGACCACGTCGGGCGGGGTGCTCACGGCGGTGGGCGACGTCGCCGGGCACTCGCTGGACGCGGCCACCGTCATGGTGGAGATCCGGCACGCGCTGCGCGCCTACTGTGTGGAGAACCCGGACCCCGAGAGCCTGGCCCGGCGGCTGGACCGGCTGCTCCAGCACCTCCACCCGGACGCCACCGCCACCGTCTGCCTGGTGCTGGTCGAGCCGGACAGCGGGCGCATCCGCATCGCCAACGCCGGCCATATCCCGCCGCTGATCATGCACGGCGACGGCAGCGCCGAGTACGCCGTCGCCGCCGGCCCGCTGCTCGGCCTGGGCCTGGACCGGCCGCCGCCCACCGAGGCGGTGCTGCGGCCCGCGGACCGGCTGCTCATGGTCACCGACGGGCTCATCGAGAGTCGGGGCACCGACCTCGCCGTGTCCATGGAGCAGCTGCGTACGGCCGCCGCCAACGCCCCGTCCGGTCTCGCCGCCCTGTGCGATACGCTGCTCGGCTGCTTCGGCCGGGACCGGCAGGACGACATCGCGCTGTTGGCGCTGCGGTTAGGGTGA
- a CDS encoding 5-carboxymethyl-2-hydroxymuconate Delta-isomerase produces MPNITVDYSAQLEDAFDRRGFALALHTEVVEIAAARIEACKTRFRRTEDTTVGAEADGHAIVHVGVGLLAGRTEETKARLTERTLELLRQHVKPVDGLALHASAEVRDLDPSYRKFES; encoded by the coding sequence ATGCCGAACATCACCGTCGACTACTCCGCACAGCTGGAGGACGCCTTCGACCGGCGGGGGTTCGCGCTGGCGCTGCACACCGAGGTGGTCGAGATCGCGGCCGCGCGGATCGAGGCGTGCAAGACGCGGTTCCGCCGCACCGAGGACACCACGGTCGGCGCCGAGGCCGACGGTCACGCGATCGTGCACGTCGGCGTGGGGCTGCTGGCCGGACGTACCGAGGAGACGAAGGCGCGGCTCACCGAGAGGACGCTGGAACTGCTGCGGCAGCATGTGAAGCCCGTCGACGGGCTCGCGCTGCACGCGTCCGCCGAGGTGCGCGACCTC
- a CDS encoding alpha-amylase encodes MASSRTVLSGVVALAAAAAVMTPATAAHASPPGTKDVTAVLFEWNFASVAKECTNTLGPAGYGYVQVSPPAEHIQGSQWWTSYQPVSYKIAGRLGDRTAFQNMVNTCHAAGVKVVADTVINHMAAGSGTGTGGSSYTKYDYPGLYSSYDFDDCTSQVSNYADRWNVQHCELVGLADLDTGEEYVRKTIAGYMNDLLTLGVDGFRIDAAKHIDAADLANIKTRLTNPSVYWKQEVIYGAGEAVQPTEYTGNGDVQEFRYAYDLKRVFNNENLAYLKNYGEGWGYMSSSVAGVFVDNHDTERNGSTLNYKDGANYTLANVFMLAYPYGAPDINSGYEWSDVDAGPPNGGSVTACWQNGWKCQHAWPEIKSMVAFRNATRGQAVTNWWDNGYQAIAFGRGSKGYVAINHEASALTRTYQTSLPAGTYCNVQNNTTVTVNSSGQFTATLGSNTALALYAGKSSC; translated from the coding sequence ATGGCCAGCAGCAGAACCGTTCTCTCGGGCGTCGTCGCCCTCGCCGCCGCCGCGGCTGTCATGACCCCGGCAACCGCCGCCCACGCCTCCCCGCCGGGCACCAAGGACGTCACCGCGGTCCTCTTCGAGTGGAACTTCGCCTCGGTCGCCAAGGAGTGCACCAACACCCTCGGCCCGGCCGGCTACGGATACGTCCAGGTCTCCCCGCCCGCCGAACACATACAGGGCTCACAATGGTGGACGTCGTACCAGCCGGTCAGCTACAAGATCGCCGGGCGCCTGGGCGACCGTACGGCCTTCCAGAACATGGTGAACACCTGCCACGCGGCGGGCGTGAAGGTCGTCGCCGACACGGTGATCAACCACATGGCGGCGGGTTCGGGCACGGGCACGGGCGGCTCGTCGTACACGAAGTACGACTACCCCGGCCTGTACTCCTCGTACGACTTCGACGACTGCACGTCCCAGGTCTCCAACTACGCCGACCGCTGGAACGTCCAGCACTGCGAACTGGTGGGACTCGCCGACCTGGACACGGGCGAGGAGTACGTCCGCAAGACCATCGCCGGCTATATGAACGACCTGCTCACCCTGGGGGTCGACGGCTTCCGTATCGACGCGGCCAAGCACATCGACGCGGCCGACCTGGCCAACATCAAGACCCGCCTGACGAACCCGTCCGTCTACTGGAAGCAGGAGGTCATCTACGGAGCGGGCGAAGCGGTCCAGCCCACCGAGTACACGGGAAACGGCGACGTCCAGGAATTCCGCTACGCCTACGACCTCAAGCGGGTCTTCAACAACGAGAACCTCGCCTACCTGAAGAACTACGGCGAGGGCTGGGGCTACATGAGCAGCTCGGTCGCGGGTGTCTTCGTGGACAACCACGACACGGAGCGCAACGGCTCCACGCTCAACTACAAAGACGGCGCCAACTACACCCTGGCCAACGTCTTCATGCTGGCCTACCCCTACGGCGCCCCGGACATCAACTCCGGCTACGAGTGGTCCGACGTGGACGCGGGCCCGCCGAACGGTGGCTCCGTCACCGCCTGCTGGCAGAACGGCTGGAAGTGCCAGCACGCCTGGCCGGAGATCAAGTCGATGGTCGCCTTCCGCAACGCGACGAGGGGCCAGGCGGTGACGAACTGGTGGGACAACGGCTACCAGGCCATCGCCTTCGGCCGGGGGAGCAAGGGCTACGTGGCGATCAACCACGAGGCGAGCGCTCTGACCCGCACGTACCAGACGTCACTGCCCGCGGGCACGTACTGCAACGTCCAGAACAACACGACGGTGACGGTGAACTCCAGCGGACAGTTCACCGCCACCTTGGGCTCCAACACGGCCCTCGCGCTCTACGCGGGCAAGTCGAGCTGCTGA